In Aegilops tauschii subsp. strangulata cultivar AL8/78 chromosome 3, Aet v6.0, whole genome shotgun sequence, one genomic interval encodes:
- the LOC109764687 gene encoding heat stress transcription factor C-1b → MGSECKGHQPQDDGGVAPFVAKTFHMVSDPATDAVVCWGGASNTFLVLDPAAFSDFLLPSYFKHRNFASFVRQLNTYGFRKVDPDVWEFAHESFLRGQAKLLPLIVRKKKRAGAGAAGRELCEEEEEVRGTIQAVQRLRDERRGMEEELQAMDRRLRAAENRPGQMMAFLGKLADDPGVVLRAMVAKKEELAAAGAGGKYSSPDKRRRIGADAGRGADAADQAAQSRAVPFPLSNLGQVFY, encoded by the exons ATGGGAAGCGAGTGCAAGGGCCACCAGCCGCAGGACGACGGCGGCGTGGCGCCGTTCGTGGCCAAGACGTTCCACATGGTGAGCGACCCGGCCACGGACGCCGTCGTGTGCTGGGGCGGCGCCAGCAACACGTTCCTCGTCCTCGACCCCGCCGCCTTCTCCGACTTCCTCCTCCCCTCCTACTTCAAGCACCGCAACTTCGCCAGCTTCGTCCGCCAGCTCAACACCTAC GGTTTTCGCAAGGTTGACCCGGACGTGTGGGAGTTCGCGCACGAGTCGTTCCTGCGCGGCCAGGCGAAGCTGCTGCCGCTGATCGTGCGCAAGAAGAAGAGAGCCGGCgccggcgcggcggggagggagctgtgcgaggaggaagaggaggtgcgGGGAACGATCCAGGCGGTGCAGAGGCTGCGGGACGAGCGGAGGGGCATGGAGGAGGAGCTGCAGGCCATGGACCGCAGGCTCCGCGCGGCGGAGAACCGGCCGGGCCAGATgatggccttcctcggcaagctCGCGGACGACCCGGGCGTGGTGCTACGCGCCATGGTCGCCAAGAAGGAGGAGCTGGCTGCGGCCGGCGCCGGTGGCAAGTATTCAAGCCCGGATAAGAGGAGGCGGATCGGGGCCGACGCCGGACGCGGAGCTGACGCTGCGGATCAGGCGGCCCAGAGCAGGGCCGTGCCGTTCCCCTTATCTAATCTGGGACAGGTGTTCTACTGA